The Danio rerio strain Tuebingen ecotype United States chromosome 1, GRCz12tu, whole genome shotgun sequence genome includes a region encoding these proteins:
- the adamts1 gene encoding A disintegrin and metalloproteinase with thrombospondin motifs 1 has product MSFLRVVLSLAGFALCVNAAQSAWEESFVLPVRLDTQPGHTKQSREEDSEKRIYRLDVFGKRMVLALEPDQTFLAPGFVFQMVGKPETGEFDSAGEARCFFSGTVNGDELSSAAINLCKGLHGGFSVGGEEYFIQPENSTGAATDRDTHTIRRRTPGILAEESGSKCGVNEEEERVTEKPHTTHSKPSESKAHHRSRRFVSTPRYLEIMIVADQSMAEFHGAQLKPYLLTIMAVASRLYRHPTIHNSITLAVVKLLVVHDEEHGPHVSTNAALTLRSFCQWQKQHNQPSDRHPEHYDTAVLFTRKDLCGAHSCDTLGMADVGTACDPDRSCSIIEDDGLQAAFTVAHELGHVFNMPHDDAKQCASVNGDQWGAHMMASTLSNLNQLDPWSPCSALMVTSFLDNGHGQCLLDKPQKPEELPQTLPGSVYDADRQCRLTFGEESQHCPDLSSTCAALWCTVTSANGLLVCQTKNFPWADGTPCGSNSYCMAGQCLSKTEAAKYETPVNGGWGSWGSWGDCSRTCGGGVQYSFRDCVNPRPKNGGKYCEGKRIQYRSCNTETCPDSNGLTFREEQCLAHNDLSSQVSLGSGEGVEWVPKYAGVSPKDRCKLVCRAKGTGYFFILKPKVADGTPCTPDSTSVCVQGQCVKAGCDRVIGSDKRFDKCGICGGDGSTCKKVSGSMERARPGYQDVVTIPAGATHLDVKQRSFGGRSQDNSYLAVRRQDGSYLLNGDYKLTTLETDISVKGALLRYSGSSVLLERLRSFAPLPEPLTIQVLSVGESPRPRVKYSYFAPRPNGSNRPSINAISKAVDAEWFLGEWGTCSKTCGGGIQTRDVMCLDSKRRPSKNCVDELRPASSRQCALQDCPFWFLGEWGTCSKTCGGGIQTRDVMCLDHNRRPSKDCVELHPPSSRQCALQDCPAWFLGEWGTCSKTCGGGIQKRDVMCLDHNHRPSEDCVELRPASSRQCALQDCPFWLPGNWSECSRTCGRGFRKRTLSCITHDGHILPNSSCNATDRPRPLLNLCNLTPC; this is encoded by the exons ATGTCTTTTTTGCGTGTGGTGTTGAGTTTGGCTGGGTTTGCCCTGTGCGTAAACGCGGCGCAGAGCGCGTGGGAGGAGAGCTTCGTGCTGCCGGTGCGTCTGGACACACAACCGGGACACACGAAGCAATCCCGGGAGGAGGACTCTGAGAAACGCATCTATCGCTTGGATGTCTTTGGAAAGCGGATGGTGTTGGCGTTGGAACCGGACCAGACCTTTCTGGCGCCTGGGTTTGTGTTCCAGATGGTGGGGAAACCGGAGACCGGTGAGTTTGACAGCGCTGGAGAGGCGCGATGCTTCTTCTCGGGAACCGTAAACGGAGATGAACTTTCCTCCGCGGCGATTAATCTGTGCAAAGGACTGCACGGAGGCTTCTCTGTCGGCGGGGAAGAGTACTTCATCCAGCCTGAGAACTCCACCGGAGCAGCTACAGACCGAGACACCCACACCATTCGCCGCAGGACACCGGGGATCCTGGCCGAGGAGAGCGGCTCCAAGTGCGGCGTGAATGAGGAGGAGGAGCGGGTCACCGAGAAACCCCACACAACCCATTCCAAACCATCCGAGTCTAAAG CACACCACCGATCTCGGCGCTTTGTGTCCACGCCTCGATATCTGGAGATCATGATTGTGGCAGACCAGTCAATGGCGGAGTTTCATGGCGCTCAACTCAAACCTTATCTGCTGACCATCATGGCGGTGGCCTCTCGCCTGTATCGACATCCTACCATCCATAATTCCATTACTCTGGCAGTCGTGAAGCTACTTGTTGTGCATGATGAAGAACACGGCCCTCATGTGTCCACCAATGCAGCGCTGACCCTCAGGAGCTTCTGCCAATGGCAAAAACAGCACAACCAACCCAGCGACCGTCACCCAGAACACTACGACACCGCAGTACTGTTCACTAGAAAG GATCTTTGTGGAGCTCACTCCTGTGACACCCTGGGGATGGCAGATGTTGGCACCGCGTGCGATCCAGACCGAAGCTGCTCCATTATTGAAGACGACGGTCTTCAGGCTGCCTTCACAGTTGCACATGAGCTTG GTCACGTGTTTAACATGCCCCATGATGATGCCAAGCAATGTGCCAGTGTTAACGGGGACCAATGGGGTGCCCACATGATGGCTTCAACATTGTCAAATCTAAACCAGTTAGACCCCTGGTCCCCTTGCAGTGCTCTTATGGTCACATCATTCTTGGACAATGGCCATGGTCAGTGTTTACTGGACAAGCCCCAAAAGCCTGAGGAGTTGCCCCAAACTCTGCCAGGATCGGTTTACGATGCTGATAGACAATGCCGTCTTACATTCGGAGAGGAGTCCCAGCACTGTCCTGACCTGAGCTCCACCTGTGCCGCCCTTTGGTGCACTGTCACCTCTGCAAATGGCTTGTTGGTTTGCCAAACCAAGAACTTTCCTTGGGCTGATGGGACGCCTTGTGGGTCTAACAGCTACTGTATGGCAGGCCAGTGTTTGAGCAAGACTGAGGCTGCCAAATATGAG ACTCCCGTCAATGGTGGATGGGGATCGTGGGGATCTTGGGGAGACTGCTCACGTACCTGTGGAGGAGGCGTGCAATACTCTTTTAGGGACTGTGTCAATCCCCGACCCAAAAATGGAGGCAAATACTGCGAGGGCAAGAGAATTCAGTACCGCTCCTGCAACACAGAGACCTGCCCTGATAGCAATG GTTTGACCTTCCGTGAGGAGCAGTGTTTGGCACACAATGACCTCTCCTCTCAGGTGTCACTGGGCTCGGGTGAGGGTGTTGAGTGGGTGCCGAAGTACGCCGGAGTCTCTCCTAAGGATCGCTGCAAGTTGGTGTGCCGAGCGAAGGGAACGGGCTACTTCTTCATTCTGAAACCAAAG GTGGCTGATGGGACACCGTGCACTCCAGATTCCACTTCAGTCTGTGTCCAAGGACAGTGTGTGAAGGCTGGATGCGACAGGGTCATCGGATCCGACAAACGATTCGACAAATGTGGCATCTGTGGAGGAGATGGATCAACTTGCAAGAAAGTTTCCGGATCAATGGAACGTGCTAG ACCGGGCTACCAAGATGTGGTGACGATTCCAGCTGGTGCCACACACCTAGATGTCAAGCAGCGATCTTTTGGAGGCCGTAGCCAAGACAACAGCTACCTAGCAGTCCGCCGGCAAGATGGCTCCTACCTTCTGAACGGCGACTATAAGTTGACCACTTTAGAGACTGATATCTCTGTGAAAGGTGCTCTGCTGCGGTACAGCGGCTCCTCTGTTCTTCTGGAGCGCCTGAGAAGCTTTGCTCCCTTACCTGAGCCTTTGACCATCCAGGTGTTGTCAGTCGGTGAATCCCCTAGGCCTCGTGTCAAGTATAGCTACTTTGCTCCACGTCCCAATGGCTCAAACCGGCCGTCTATCAACGCAATTAGTAAAGCTGTAGATGCTGAATGGTTCCTGGGTGAGTGGGGAACTTGTTCGAAAACCTGCGGCGGAGGGATTCAGACGCGGGATGTTATGTGCCTTGATTCTAAACGTCGTCCATCTAAAAACTGTGTTGATGAGTTGCGCCCTGCATCATCTCGGCAATGTGCTTTGCAGGATTGCCCATTCTGGTTCTTGGGTGAGTGGGGAACTTGCTCGAAAACCTGCGGCGGTGGGATCCAGACGCGGGATGTGATGTGCCTTGATCATAACCGTCGTCCATCTAAAGACTGTGTTGAATTGCACCCTCCATCATCTCGGCAATGTGCTTTGCAGGATTGCCCAGCCTGGTTCTTGGGTGAGTGGGGAACTTGCTCGAAAACCTGCGGCGGTGGGATCCAGAAGCGGGATGTGATGTGCCTTGATCATAACCATCGTCCATCTGAAGACTGCGTTGAGTTGCGCCCTGCATCATCTCGGCAATGTGCTTTGCAGGATTGCCCATTCTGGCTGCCGGGCAACTGGTCTGAATGTTCCAGAACATGCGGTAGAGGCTTTCGCAAGCGTACACTTAGCTGCATTACACATGATGGTCACATTTTGCCTAATAGCAGCTGCAATGCAACGGATCGACCACGACCTCTTCTGAACTTGTGCAATCTGACTCCCTGTTGA
- the cyyr1 gene encoding cysteine and tyrosine-rich protein 1 precursor, protein MENPRSASLQKSWKFVRESLLLCLIAGRGEAQCDGCIEYCCDGVPPFCCSYYAYVGDVLSGTAISGIVFGVVFLMGAVAAVFLCVCMCVKNSRGSRVGVFSSTYINTVTQGYPGPPPPPYSYDHEMFPPDLRPPPYTPTVPRSANYSPPPPYPGFSRK, encoded by the exons ATGGAGAATCCCAGAAGTGCGAGTTTACAGAAGAGCTGGAAGTTCGTGCGGGAGTCGCTGCTGCTCTGCTTAATCGCCG gtcgtGGAGAGGCTCAGTGTGACGGCTGTATTGAGTACTGCTGTGATGGAGTTCCTCCGTTCTGCTGCTCATATTATGCTTATGTGGGAGATGTGCTGTc AGGAACGGCTATCTCCGGGATCGTGTTCGGTGTTGTGTTTCTGATGGGAGCAGTGGCCGCTGTGTTTCTGTGCGTCTGCATGTGTGTGAAGAACAGCCGCGGGTCCAGAGTCGGAGTTTTCAGTTCCACATACATCAACACAGTGACTCAGGGTTACCCAG gtcctcctcctcctccttacAGTTATGATCATGAGATGTTTCCTCCTGATCTCCGTCCTCCTCCATACACACCCACTGTTCCCAGATCAGCAAACTACTCTCCACCTCCACCATACCCTGGATTCAGCAGGAAGTGA